From Acidimicrobiales bacterium, the proteins below share one genomic window:
- a CDS encoding 2Fe-2S iron-sulfur cluster-binding protein, translating to MSDDRTVSRISVQVNGRRRELSIDNRTTLLDALREHLDLVGSKKGCDHGQCGACTLLVDGRRVNSCLIFAVAVEDAVVTTIEGLGDEDDMHPLQRSFVDRDALQCGYCTPGQICSAVGMLAEVEAGWPSAVTTELSSERATLDASEVRERMSGNLCRCGAYANIVPAILDALR from the coding sequence GTGAGCGACGACCGGACGGTGAGCCGGATCAGCGTGCAGGTGAACGGCCGGCGACGGGAGCTGTCAATCGACAACCGGACGACCCTTCTCGACGCTCTACGCGAGCACCTCGATCTTGTCGGATCGAAGAAGGGCTGCGATCACGGTCAGTGTGGAGCCTGCACCCTCCTCGTCGACGGTCGCCGGGTCAACAGCTGCCTGATCTTCGCAGTGGCGGTGGAGGACGCCGTCGTCACCACCATCGAGGGCCTCGGCGACGAGGACGACATGCACCCGCTGCAACGCTCGTTCGTGGATCGCGATGCCCTCCAGTGCGGCTACTGCACCCCCGGACAGATCTGCTCGGCGGTGGGGATGCTGGCGGAGGTCGAAGCGGGCTGGCCGAGCGCCGTTACCACCGAGTTGAGCAGCGAGCGGGCGACGCTCGACGCCAGCGAGGTCCGGGAGCGGATGAGCGGCAACCTCTGCCGCTGCGGCGCGTACGCCAACATCGTCCCTGCGATCCTCGACGCGCTCCGATGA
- a CDS encoding adenylate/guanylate cyclase domain-containing protein, which yields MATEALGRLASAEDRERAIEQLRAAAGELGLEELEQRLDAAIRARTIGELAELVWDLEPVASSDPRLPGARQNVGFRLHAAAYWLTNGLLVGTWALTGHGFFWPFFPAAGWGVALGLHAVCVRSAQERRAHAEPRQLERPTPTVRVGRPPPNGSASQSARRPVVAMFIDVVDSTRLTEVIGDEEWSRIRSRCRTLLRSCFAINSGEEVSAQGDGFLARFGSSCDAVRCGIEVQRRLQSQREDTGFAPSVRIGVHAGEAMEETGDLLGTVINMAARVTTEAQPAEVLITEAVADRLDGRFELEDRGLRTLKGLSRPRHLLAVPWTD from the coding sequence GTGGCAACCGAGGCCCTGGGGCGCCTCGCCTCCGCTGAGGACCGAGAGCGGGCGATCGAGCAGTTGCGCGCCGCTGCCGGCGAGCTGGGACTGGAGGAGCTCGAGCAGCGTCTCGACGCCGCCATCCGGGCCCGCACGATCGGCGAGCTGGCCGAGCTGGTCTGGGACCTCGAGCCGGTGGCCAGCAGCGATCCCCGGCTCCCGGGCGCTCGGCAGAACGTCGGGTTCCGGCTCCATGCCGCCGCCTACTGGCTGACCAACGGCCTTCTGGTCGGGACCTGGGCCCTGACGGGACACGGCTTCTTCTGGCCCTTCTTTCCGGCGGCCGGCTGGGGAGTCGCGCTGGGCCTCCATGCCGTCTGTGTCCGTTCGGCCCAGGAGCGCCGGGCGCACGCCGAGCCCCGTCAACTTGAGCGGCCAACACCGACGGTCCGGGTCGGGCGGCCGCCCCCGAACGGATCTGCGTCCCAATCGGCGCGCCGCCCGGTGGTCGCTATGTTCATCGACGTCGTCGACTCCACCCGCCTCACGGAGGTGATCGGCGACGAGGAGTGGAGCCGGATCCGCTCGCGCTGTCGGACCCTGCTGCGGAGCTGCTTTGCGATCAACAGCGGCGAGGAGGTCAGCGCCCAGGGCGACGGCTTTCTGGCCCGGTTCGGGTCGTCCTGCGACGCCGTGCGCTGCGGGATCGAGGTCCAGCGGCGGCTCCAGAGCCAGCGTGAGGACACCGGGTTCGCCCCCAGCGTGCGCATCGGCGTGCATGCGGGCGAGGCCATGGAGGAGACCGGGGACCTGCTGGGGACGGTCATCAACATGGCCGCCCGGGTCACGACGGAAGCCCAGCCGGCCGAGGTGCTGATCACCGAGGCCGTTGCCGACCGGCTCGACGGCCGGTTCGAGCTGGAAGACCGGGGTCTACGGACCCTCAAGGGCCTCTCTCGGCCGCGGCACCTGCTCGCCGTTCCCTGGACCGACTAG
- a CDS encoding ParA family protein produces MLIVVAALKGGVGKTTVAVGLAEAAALEHGSSLLVDADPQASAMRWSDTASEEGTGLRAVTVALPTRDLRRRLSGIGGGYPVVVVDTPPGQLPIVTAAVDLADVVVVPSQTSWSDLDRLDGTLDLAREARVPAMVVLNRVRAGTRSLEEATASLEEARVWLAKTALPQREAIAATYGRRPGSALTSLTGELVAEIEAGVGTRRKRRR; encoded by the coding sequence GTGCTGATCGTCGTTGCGGCCCTGAAGGGCGGAGTTGGGAAGACGACCGTTGCCGTTGGCCTGGCCGAGGCGGCTGCCCTGGAGCACGGATCGTCGCTGCTGGTGGACGCCGACCCCCAGGCCTCGGCCATGCGCTGGTCGGACACGGCATCCGAGGAGGGCACCGGGCTCCGGGCGGTCACGGTGGCGCTGCCCACCCGGGATCTCCGACGTCGCCTGAGCGGGATCGGCGGCGGCTATCCAGTGGTGGTGGTCGACACGCCTCCCGGCCAGCTACCCATCGTCACCGCCGCTGTTGACCTGGCCGACGTCGTGGTGGTGCCCTCCCAGACGAGCTGGTCTGACCTCGACCGGCTGGACGGGACCCTGGACCTGGCTCGTGAGGCCCGCGTCCCGGCGATGGTGGTGCTGAACCGCGTCCGGGCCGGCACCCGGTCATTGGAAGAAGCCACCGCCAGCCTCGAGGAGGCTCGGGTCTGGCTGGCCAAGACCGCCCTCCCGCAGCGGGAGGCGATCGCCGCGACCTACGGCCGCCGCCCCGGATCGGCCCTGACCTCCCTGACCGGAGAGCTGGTGGCCGAGATCGAGGCGGGGGTCGGCACCCGTCGCAAGCGCCGTCGCTGA
- a CDS encoding HD domain-containing protein produces the protein MTTTGVRASFKSFEESTSDDWAAIMPQLQVTQSMVADRVLEQLGYLRNDYGGFPVDRLEHSLQTATRAERDGRDDEYLVCALLHDIGDTLAPYNHPTIAAGILEPFVSKANHWMVAHHGIFQGYYFWHHIGLDQNARDAYRESPFFDYTAEFCANYDQVAFDSDYKSEPLEHYEPLIRTFFGANTG, from the coding sequence ATGACGACCACGGGCGTACGAGCCTCGTTCAAGAGCTTCGAGGAGTCCACCAGCGACGACTGGGCGGCCATCATGCCCCAGCTCCAGGTGACACAGAGCATGGTCGCCGATCGTGTCCTCGAGCAGCTGGGCTACCTGCGCAACGATTACGGCGGGTTCCCGGTCGACCGCCTCGAGCACTCGCTGCAGACGGCCACCAGAGCCGAGCGAGACGGTCGTGACGACGAGTACCTGGTGTGCGCGCTCCTCCACGACATCGGCGACACCCTGGCCCCCTACAACCACCCCACCATCGCCGCCGGCATCCTGGAGCCGTTCGTGTCCAAGGCGAACCACTGGATGGTCGCCCACCACGGGATCTTCCAGGGCTACTACTTCTGGCACCACATCGGGCTCGACCAGAACGCCAGGGACGCCTACCGGGAGTCGCCGTTCTTCGACTACACGGCCGAGTTCTGCGCCAACTACGACCAGGTGGCCTTCGACAGCGACTACAAGAGCGAGCCGCTGGAGCACTACGAGCCCCTGATCCGCACCTTCTTCGGCGCCAACACCGGATAG